In Yersinia enterocolitica subsp. enterocolitica, one DNA window encodes the following:
- a CDS encoding ShlB/FhaC/HecB family hemolysin secretion/activation protein, whose protein sequence is MNNRVWLLFLFGAGNVWQFSAFANTIPMLIDQNNPSKISRDIARPQTPRTVVPPISTPVPEPSSKLTLDTLIDVKHIQFIGGTQYDINILSEPFTPYIGKKVSLKTLLLATQSITKMYQQDGYILSYAYLPTDNFANGTLKIGLVEGYIANTRIQSDNAAIGRWLTKLSQHIMAEKPLTQQTFERYSILMSRTPDTKVIATAKNPDNIYGATLLDIKADHPRNWNVSTALDSRKGVYSGVLNATLSGFTPYAEQLGVATLLPLDSKNRDQYLGVNYQQYLGSNGLLLQTRGSYYKQEPKDYTDVLTLFPDNITLSSRTQQTQYTGGVVLSYPLELTRKRQWTVSGGVDYLEKSYNLKSRARFNNFNNTLFDLEEQNQRMRYPAAELALTGYQEYTQSYWSTRASVRKGINGALASSSVPWGDLGFTRWKLTGDGAYLMAEKWRLSASAEGDWSDNDLPEAEHVTFGGLRFGRGYPDGEAAGDYGYGGQVEMRYIHNRENGNWLKTIQPYAVLDTAHTWYNSPIFRAQKLASYAVGVTFGDNKHYSLSLEGARPIGDLPSDSTRRDWRFNATLTYNFAN, encoded by the coding sequence ATGAATAATAGAGTGTGGCTATTATTTTTATTTGGTGCAGGAAATGTATGGCAGTTCAGCGCGTTCGCTAATACCATTCCTATGTTAATTGACCAGAATAACCCTTCCAAAATATCGCGTGATATTGCACGGCCACAAACACCCCGTACTGTGGTTCCACCGATTTCAACTCCAGTGCCAGAACCCAGTTCTAAACTAACACTGGATACTTTAATTGATGTGAAACATATCCAATTTATCGGTGGTACCCAATATGATATTAATATACTCAGTGAGCCATTTACGCCTTATATTGGTAAAAAAGTATCATTAAAGACTCTGCTTTTAGCAACGCAGTCTATTACAAAAATGTATCAGCAAGATGGCTATATTCTCTCTTATGCTTATTTGCCGACTGATAATTTTGCCAATGGCACATTAAAAATAGGTTTGGTTGAAGGCTATATTGCTAATACCCGTATTCAAAGTGACAACGCCGCGATAGGGCGCTGGCTGACCAAGTTGTCTCAGCACATTATGGCCGAGAAGCCGCTGACACAGCAGACCTTTGAACGCTACAGCATTTTGATGAGCCGGACGCCGGATACTAAAGTGATCGCCACGGCTAAAAACCCGGATAATATTTATGGCGCAACATTATTAGATATTAAAGCCGATCATCCACGTAATTGGAATGTCAGTACCGCATTGGATAGCCGCAAAGGTGTTTACAGCGGGGTACTCAATGCAACGTTAAGTGGCTTTACACCTTATGCAGAGCAATTGGGTGTCGCGACATTATTACCGTTAGACAGCAAAAATCGTGACCAATATTTAGGTGTAAACTATCAACAATATTTAGGTAGTAATGGCTTATTACTGCAAACTCGTGGCAGTTATTATAAACAAGAGCCGAAAGATTATACCGATGTTCTGACACTATTCCCCGATAACATCACATTATCTAGCCGTACTCAGCAGACACAATATACTGGTGGCGTGGTGTTAAGTTATCCATTGGAATTAACCCGTAAACGTCAATGGACAGTGAGCGGGGGCGTAGATTATCTGGAGAAAAGCTATAATCTAAAAAGCCGGGCCAGATTTAATAACTTTAATAATACATTATTCGATTTAGAAGAACAGAACCAACGGATGCGTTACCCAGCGGCGGAGTTGGCGCTGACGGGGTATCAGGAATATACCCAATCTTATTGGAGCACCCGTGCCAGCGTGCGCAAAGGAATAAACGGCGCATTGGCCTCCAGTTCAGTTCCTTGGGGAGACTTAGGTTTTACCCGCTGGAAACTCACCGGAGATGGTGCGTATTTAATGGCCGAAAAATGGCGACTGAGTGCCTCGGCGGAAGGTGATTGGTCTGACAATGATTTACCAGAAGCAGAGCATGTGACTTTTGGTGGGTTACGGTTTGGCCGAGGTTATCCAGATGGTGAGGCGGCGGGGGATTATGGTTATGGCGGACAGGTAGAAATGCGCTATATACATAATCGGGAAAATGGCAATTGGCTAAAAACCATTCAACCTTATGCGGTGCTGGATACGGCACACACTTGGTATAACTCACCGATATTTCGCGCACAAAAACTGGCTTCCTACGCGGTTGGGGTGACCTTTGGTGATAACAAACACTATTCCTTATCACTGGAAGGGGCGAGGCCGATTGGCGACCTGCCCAGTGATAGTACGCGTCGTGATTGGCGGTTTAACGCGACCTTAACCTATAATTTTGCCAATTAA
- a CDS encoding collagen-like triple helix repeat-containing protein — MCPKNISRLSKISLAILLACSLAACSGSGGGSHNSAKNNAGQTTGGTGSGGGGDTGSGGGTGGGTDGGTTTNNSAVGNVVSGVGTAVDGVGNTVSGVVSQTPVGSLPIVGGGLVTVVDSAGNAVSDVGTGLQNGVGQLGNNPNALGTTAAGVPKAVADVGTGVSGLGGTVSGIAANTPLGGVTGTAGGLVDKTGGAVTSIGNGLAQDLQTGTTSKLTTAATGIVTPVVGQVQDITQTVGSTTGIGAPVNNLLTAVGGTIVTTGTQVGSSTPTLAGVGQVLQGSGQAVEKAGGLVTPPTSTGGSNGLLAGVTNTLTPTSGGSNSGLLAEVNNTVGGVTGGLTAGVSANANASGGLAGGIGGILKPKTN; from the coding sequence ATGTGCCCTAAAAATATCAGCCGTCTGAGCAAAATAAGTTTGGCAATATTACTGGCTTGCTCACTCGCGGCATGTAGTGGAAGTGGCGGAGGTTCTCACAATTCTGCGAAGAATAATGCGGGTCAGACAACTGGCGGAACAGGTTCAGGTGGTGGTGGTGATACTGGCTCTGGAGGTGGCACCGGCGGAGGAACGGATGGTGGTACGACTACAAATAATTCTGCGGTTGGCAATGTGGTCAGTGGTGTTGGCACTGCCGTCGATGGGGTAGGTAATACTGTCAGCGGTGTTGTTAGCCAAACCCCTGTGGGTAGCTTGCCAATCGTTGGTGGTGGTTTGGTTACCGTCGTTGATAGCGCGGGTAATGCTGTCAGTGACGTCGGGACTGGATTACAGAATGGCGTAGGCCAATTAGGAAATAATCCTAATGCATTGGGCACTACGGCTGCCGGTGTACCGAAGGCCGTGGCTGATGTTGGTACCGGAGTTTCAGGATTAGGTGGAACAGTTTCAGGTATTGCTGCCAACACGCCATTGGGCGGTGTTACCGGTACCGCAGGTGGGTTAGTTGATAAAACCGGTGGTGCAGTCACTTCTATCGGTAACGGATTGGCGCAAGACCTGCAAACCGGAACGACGAGTAAGCTAACCACCGCCGCAACCGGGATAGTGACGCCAGTTGTGGGTCAGGTACAAGATATTACTCAGACCGTTGGTTCGACCACCGGTATTGGTGCGCCAGTGAATAATTTACTGACCGCTGTCGGCGGTACTATTGTGACAACGGGCACTCAAGTGGGTAGTAGTACGCCAACGTTAGCGGGGGTTGGACAGGTACTGCAAGGCAGCGGGCAAGCCGTTGAGAAGGCGGGTGGCTTAGTTACTCCGCCAACATCAACAGGTGGTTCGAATGGCTTGCTGGCAGGTGTCACGAATACATTGACACCAACCTCTGGTGGCAGCAACAGCGGTTTGTTGGCCGAGGTGAACAATACTGTCGGTGGTGTTACCGGTGGATTAACTGCTGGCGTCTCAGCTAATGCCAATGCCAGTGGTGGTTTAGCTGGCGGGATAGGCGGAATATTAAAACCAAAAACCAATTAA